The following are encoded together in the Mumia sp. Pv4-285 genome:
- a CDS encoding TetR/AcrR family transcriptional regulator C-terminal domain-containing protein: MSRRPPLTRDAVLRTAVALADESGAASLTMRALARELGVEAMSLYHHVANKDALLDGMVDLVFAEIDLPAAGGDWRPEIRRRCTSAREVLLRHPWAVGFVESRSAPGPATLRHHEAVLACLRQGGFSVVLAAHAFALLDAQLFGQVVQEVSLPFDEPDGAGELAADILGGAAPEDLPYLTEIAVEHVMKPGYAFGDEYAYGLDLILDALEQRRNAEA; this comes from the coding sequence ATGTCCCGGCGGCCGCCGCTGACCCGCGACGCCGTGCTCCGCACCGCGGTCGCGCTCGCCGACGAGTCCGGCGCCGCGTCCCTCACGATGCGTGCGCTGGCGCGCGAGCTGGGCGTCGAGGCGATGTCGCTCTACCACCACGTCGCCAACAAGGACGCGCTGCTCGACGGCATGGTCGACCTGGTCTTCGCGGAGATCGACCTGCCCGCCGCGGGAGGAGACTGGCGACCGGAGATCCGACGACGGTGCACCTCCGCCCGCGAGGTGCTGCTGCGTCATCCGTGGGCGGTCGGGTTCGTCGAGTCCCGCTCCGCGCCCGGCCCCGCGACGTTGCGCCACCACGAGGCGGTGCTGGCGTGCCTGCGGCAGGGCGGGTTCTCCGTCGTCCTCGCAGCGCACGCCTTCGCACTGCTCGACGCCCAGCTCTTCGGGCAGGTCGTGCAGGAGGTCAGCCTGCCGTTCGACGAACCGGACGGTGCCGGCGAGCTCGCGGCCGACATCCTGGGAGGGGCCGCTCCCGAAGACCTGCCCTACCTCACCGAGATCGCCGTCGAGCACGTCATGAAGCCCGGGTACGCGTTCGGCGACGAGTACGCGTACGGGCTCGACCTCATCCTGGACGCCCTCGAGCAGCGCCGGAACGCGGAGGCGTGA
- a CDS encoding NAD(P)-dependent alcohol dehydrogenase, translated as MKAVVQDEYGDADVLELRDVPDPVPGRGEVVLDVRASGLDRGAWHLMTGRPLVGRVAMGVRRPRWPAGIEVAGVVSAVGEGVTQHAVGDEVLGAGTATYAERARAKAKHLVPKPAELTFVEAAALPVSAVTALQAVRDVGRVKAGDRVLVIGASGGVGSYAVQLARVLGAEVAGVCRTDKVDGVRALGADPVLDYVHDDLTRVDGRFDVVLDIGGLRSISRLRRLLTPQGTLVFTGGEGGGRWLGGLERQLIALVRSPFLRQRLASFISVTKADDLATVADLAARGEIRPVIDSTYPLDAMPDAMRKLVRGDVLGKVVVTVSE; from the coding sequence GTGAAGGCAGTCGTTCAAGACGAGTACGGCGACGCAGACGTCTTGGAGCTCCGCGACGTCCCCGACCCCGTGCCGGGCAGGGGCGAGGTCGTGCTCGATGTCCGCGCCTCCGGCCTCGACCGCGGTGCCTGGCACCTCATGACGGGTCGGCCTCTGGTCGGGCGGGTGGCGATGGGTGTCCGGCGACCGCGATGGCCGGCAGGCATCGAGGTCGCCGGCGTGGTGAGCGCGGTCGGTGAGGGTGTCACCCAGCACGCGGTCGGCGACGAGGTGCTCGGAGCAGGCACCGCCACGTACGCAGAACGGGCCCGCGCGAAGGCGAAGCATCTCGTCCCGAAGCCCGCCGAGCTCACGTTCGTCGAGGCTGCCGCGCTTCCGGTCTCCGCCGTGACGGCCCTCCAGGCGGTCCGCGACGTCGGCCGCGTGAAGGCCGGCGACCGCGTCCTCGTCATCGGCGCGTCCGGTGGTGTCGGGTCGTACGCCGTCCAGCTCGCGCGCGTCCTCGGCGCCGAGGTCGCCGGTGTGTGCCGGACCGACAAGGTCGACGGCGTGCGCGCGTTGGGCGCCGACCCCGTCCTCGACTACGTGCACGACGACCTCACGCGCGTCGACGGTCGGTTCGACGTCGTCCTCGACATCGGCGGGCTGCGCTCCATCTCGCGGCTGCGGCGGCTCCTCACACCGCAGGGGACGCTCGTCTTCACCGGTGGCGAGGGTGGCGGGCGGTGGCTCGGCGGCCTGGAGCGCCAGCTGATCGCGCTCGTCCGCTCGCCCTTCCTCCGTCAGCGGCTCGCGTCGTTCATCTCGGTCACCAAGGCCGACGACCTCGCGACGGTCGCCGATCTCGCGGCCCGGGGGGAGATCCGGCCGGTGATCGACAGCACGTACCCGCTCGACGCGATGCCCGACGCGATGCGGAAGCTCGTCAGGGGCGACGTCCTGGGCAAGGTCGTCGTCACGGTGTCCGAGTGA
- a CDS encoding serine hydrolase domain-containing protein, with protein sequence MDLQARVTEAVAPYAARSEPPGLAWLVVRGDETAVGAHGSYGPDDPTPVRPDTPFRISSVTKPVVAAAALSLLDDGTLTLDAPVERWLPELADRRVLRDPAGPLDADPSKNTVPADRAITVADVLELRLGLGLDFNGPFPGPVLSALAGLGLQAGPPAPQTNPDPDTWMRAVGSVPLSYQPGERWLYHTGCEVLGVLIARAAGAPLPEVLAERVLDPLGMTSTGFGVRPEQAGRLGPHWLPPDGGALTAYDPVDGQWSRPPAFPNGGDGLVSTVADLAAFGRMLRSGGVAEDGARVLSEEVLADATRPRVGQIDEDGLSDWGLGFGVKTGDQPDGRGTGSYGWDGGMGSTLWIDPAADVVAVLLTNQMWSSPQPTGVFEAFWRAAWA encoded by the coding sequence ATGGATCTGCAGGCCCGTGTCACCGAAGCCGTCGCCCCCTACGCCGCACGGTCCGAGCCGCCGGGGCTTGCCTGGCTCGTCGTACGCGGGGACGAGACCGCCGTCGGTGCCCACGGGTCGTACGGGCCCGACGACCCGACGCCCGTCCGACCCGACACCCCCTTCCGGATCTCGTCGGTCACGAAGCCGGTCGTCGCCGCGGCGGCCCTGTCCCTTCTCGACGACGGCACGCTGACCCTCGACGCCCCGGTCGAACGCTGGCTCCCCGAGCTCGCTGATCGCCGCGTCCTGCGCGACCCCGCCGGGCCGCTCGACGCTGATCCGTCCAAGAACACCGTCCCGGCCGACCGGGCCATCACGGTCGCCGACGTCCTCGAGCTCCGGCTCGGCCTTGGCCTGGACTTCAACGGACCGTTCCCGGGGCCTGTGCTCTCAGCACTCGCCGGCCTCGGTCTGCAGGCCGGCCCGCCGGCGCCGCAGACCAATCCCGACCCGGACACGTGGATGCGGGCGGTCGGGTCGGTGCCGTTGTCCTACCAGCCCGGAGAGCGTTGGCTCTACCACACGGGCTGCGAGGTTCTCGGTGTGCTGATCGCGCGGGCGGCAGGCGCGCCGCTTCCCGAGGTGCTCGCCGAACGCGTCCTCGACCCGCTCGGGATGACCAGCACCGGGTTCGGCGTACGACCGGAGCAGGCCGGCCGCCTCGGCCCGCACTGGCTGCCGCCGGACGGTGGGGCACTCACGGCGTACGACCCCGTCGACGGTCAGTGGTCCCGTCCTCCCGCCTTCCCCAACGGCGGCGACGGCCTGGTGTCGACCGTCGCCGACCTCGCCGCGTTCGGGCGGATGCTCCGCTCGGGCGGCGTCGCCGAGGACGGAGCACGGGTCCTCTCGGAGGAGGTCCTCGCAGACGCGACCAGACCGCGCGTGGGACAGATCGACGAGGACGGCCTCTCCGACTGGGGACTCGGGTTCGGGGTGAAGACCGGCGACCAGCCCGACGGACGCGGCACCGGGTCGTACGGGTGGGACGGAGGCATGGGCTCCACGCTGTGGATCGACCCCGCGGCGGACGTCGTGGCGGTGCTGCTCACCAACCAGATGTGGTCCTCGCCGCAGCCGACCGGGGTGTTCGAGGCGTTCTGGCGCGCCGCATGGGCGTGA
- a CDS encoding ABC transporter permease gives MTTALAPTNRPQVVRDSVTMLRRNLLHALRYPGMSAWTIVQPVMFLVLFGVVFGEAFGAGVGDGGRAAYITYITPAILAMTVAIGSMMTAVSVASDMTEGIIARFRTMAIAPSSVLTGHVLGSLILNVLGLVLVLAFAFVIGYRADGGVGGVLAAFGLLVVFAYALTWLGVALGLSSKTVEGASNVILPIMLLPFFGSGFVPVDTMPSGIRWFAEYQPFTPIIETVRGLVESTDVGGTTLALAIGWTVVIGVGGYVWARALYRRDAVRR, from the coding sequence CGCAACCTCCTGCACGCGCTGCGCTACCCCGGCATGTCCGCGTGGACGATCGTGCAGCCGGTGATGTTCCTCGTCCTCTTCGGCGTCGTCTTCGGTGAAGCGTTCGGAGCCGGCGTCGGCGACGGCGGACGCGCGGCGTACATCACCTACATCACGCCGGCGATCCTCGCCATGACGGTGGCCATCGGGTCGATGATGACTGCGGTGTCGGTAGCGTCCGACATGACCGAGGGCATCATCGCCCGCTTCCGGACGATGGCGATCGCGCCGTCGTCGGTGCTGACGGGGCACGTGCTGGGCAGCCTGATCCTCAACGTGCTCGGGCTCGTCCTGGTCCTCGCGTTCGCCTTCGTCATCGGCTACCGCGCCGACGGGGGAGTCGGCGGCGTCCTCGCGGCGTTCGGGCTGCTGGTCGTGTTCGCGTACGCCCTCACGTGGCTCGGCGTGGCGCTCGGTCTGTCCAGCAAGACCGTCGAGGGAGCGAGCAACGTCATCCTGCCGATCATGCTGCTGCCGTTCTTCGGGAGCGGGTTCGTCCCGGTCGACACCATGCCGAGCGGCATCCGCTGGTTCGCCGAGTACCAGCCGTTCACCCCCATCATCGAGACCGTGCGTGGACTGGTCGAGAGCACGGACGTCGGCGGGACCACCCTGGCGCTCGCGATCGGGTGGACGGTCGTGATCGGAGTCGGCGGGTACGTGTGGGCGCGTGCGCTCTACCGTCGCGACGCGGTGCGCCGCTGA